A window of the Lactuca sativa cultivar Salinas chromosome 7, Lsat_Salinas_v11, whole genome shotgun sequence genome harbors these coding sequences:
- the LOC128127387 gene encoding uncharacterized protein LOC128127387, protein MEEVKEVVLNEICSAAMLNKIPKKKGDPGSLTLPCQFGNLATIHALADSGASVNLMRYSFFKKLDLPEPRSIRMTIHLTNKTDTFQRGICEDLLVKVDKFVFPADFIILDMEADPQVPIILGRPFLNTASAIVDMRDSKLTLRVGDDSVTIGVDQAMKHARNSDDMAFSIDMFDELMEECDNEDPNKSTIFDEEFDVEKDLLEERLLEEAEYEELVKNSDKATRRVESIYSPSPCEEIIEFINSTAHSSSPSPVLGKYNMQNVETELKTLPDHLEYAFLEDGHQKPVIIASDLSESKKEELVPVLKKRKRAVAWNITDIKGISPSYCSHKINLEDGAKPVVQHQRRLNPNMQEVEKKEVFKLLDAGIIYSISDSPWVSPVQVVPKKGGMAVITNEKNELIPTRTVTGWRMCIDYRQLNDATCKDHFPLLFIDQMLERLSGHSYYCFLDGFSGYFQIPIDPMDQEKITFTCPSGTFAYRRLPFGLCNAPATFQRCMTAIFHDMVERFMEVFMDDFSVFGSSFHDCLTNLDLMLARCEKNDLVLNQEKFHYMVKEGIFLGHKVCKSGIEVDREKIDTIVKLPPPTNVKGIRSFLGHAGFYRRFIKDFSTITRPLTQLLLKDAPFKFTKECLEAFEFFKEKLTNAPIIIAPNWDDAKPRLIRWVLLLQEFDIEIRDKKGMENVAADHLSRLENPQLQEDKVGDDFPDEYILVTTGEEPWFADIANYLANAAQYVKECDACQRAGNISSRSEMPQHSIQVCKVFNVWGIDLMGPFPMSKGNKYILVAVDYVSKWAEAQALPTNDARVVVRFLKKLFSRFGVPKALISD, encoded by the exons atggaggaggtgaaagaagtagtACTTAATGAAATTTGCTCAGCTGCCATGTTAAACAAAATACCAAAGAAGAAGGGTGACCCGGGAAGCTTGACTTTGCCTTGCCAATTTGGTAACTTGGCTACCATTCATGCTTTGGCTGATTCGGGAGCAAGTGTGAACCTCATGCGTTATTCATTCTTCAAGAAATTGGATCTCCCGGAACCGAGGTCAATTCGTATGACAATTCACTTAACAAACAAAACAGACACATTTCAAAGAGGAATATGTGAAGACTTATTGGTCAAGGTGGACAAGTTTGTGTTTCCTGCAGATTTTATAATTCTAGACATGGAAGCGGATCCTCAAGTCCCGATCATCCTTGGAAGACCTTTCCTCAACACGGCAAGTGCTATAGTGGACATGAGAGACTCAAAGCTTACCTTACGGGTGGGAGATGATTCAGTCACTATTGGGGTTGATCAAGCTATGAAGCATGCGAGGAATAGTGATGATATGGCGTTCTCGATTGACATGTTTGATGAATTGATGGAGGAATGCGATAATGAAGATCCCAACAAGTCCACCATATTTGATGAAGAATTTGATGTTGAAAAAGACTTACTGGAAGAGAGGCTGCTGGaagaagctgagtatgaagaattaGTGAAGAATTCTGAtaaagcaactcgccgagtagagtcgatctactcgccaagtccatgtgaAGAAATAATTGAATTCATAAATTCTACAgcacactcgtcgagtccctcaccTGTACTCGGCAAGTACAACATGCAGAACGTAGAAACAGAGCTCAAAACATTACCAGATCACTTGGAGTATGCTTTCCTTGAAGATGGTCATCAAAAGCCAGTTATAATAGCCTCTGACCTCTCCGAATCTAAAAAAGAAGAACTAGTTCCAGTCTTGAAGAAGCGAAAGCGGGCCGTAGCATGGAACATTACCGACATCAAGGGAATAAGTCCCTCTTATTGTTCTCACAAGATTAACCTGGAGGATGGAGCAAAGCCGGTTGTACAGCACCAAAGAAGACTAAACCCAAACATGCAAGAAGTGGAAAAGAAGGAAGTATTCAAGCTTTTAGATGCGGGGATCATTTATTCTATTTCCGACAGTCCgtgggtgagtccggtccaagtggtgcccaagaaagggGGAATGGCGGTCATAACCAACGAGAAGAACGAGCTTATTCCGACACGAACGGTAACAGGTtggagaatgtgcatcgattatcgacagctaaacgatgccacttgtaaagaccattttcccttactgtttattgatcaaatgctagAAAGATTATCGGGCCATAGTTATTATTGTTTCTTAGATGGCTTTTCGGGTTAtttccaaatacccatagacccaatggaccaagaaaagatCACTTTCACTTGCCCAAGTGGAACTTTTGCCTATCGTCGCTTGCCCTTTGGTTTATGCAATGCACCCGCAACATTTCAAAGGTGCATGACAGCCATATTCCACGACATGGTGGAAAGATTCATGGAAGTCTTTATGGatgatttttctgtttttggATCTTCCTTCCATGATTGTCTCACTAACCTTGATCtaatgcttgctaggtgtgaaaaaaACGACTTAGTTCTTAATCAGGAGAAATTTCACtatatggtcaaggagggtatttttcTAGGCCACAAGGTTTGCAAATCGGGAATTGAAGTGGATCGGGAAAAGATTGACACAATTGTcaaattacccccaccaactaatgtgaagggcattagaagctttctaggacacgcgggtttttaccggcgttttataaaagatttttccacaataactagacctctaacacaATTGCTTTTAAAAGATGCCCCATTCAAATTTactaaagagtgtttagaggcGTTTGAATTCTTTAAAGAAAAATTGactaatgccccgatcattatTGCCCCGAATTGGGAT gatgccaagccaagatTGATACGTTGGGTTCTACTTCTTCAAGAGTTTGACATCGAGATACGCGATAAAAAGGGAATGGAGAATGTAGCAGCCGACCACTTATCAAGGCTAGAAAACCCGCAATTGCAAGAAGATAAAGTTGGAGATGACTTCCCGGACGAGTACATTTTGGTGACCACGGGAGAAGAGCCATGGTTCGCGGACATAGCTAATTACTTAGCTA ATGCAGCCCAATACGTCAAAGAATGTGATGCATGCCAAAGAGCGGGAAACATTTCATCCCGAAGCGAGATGCCACAACATAGTATTCAAGTGTGCAAAGTATTTAATGTATGGGGGATCGATTTGATGGGACCATTTCCCATGTCAAAAGGCAACAAATATATATTGGTGGCGGTGGATTATGTATCCAAATGGGCGGAGGCACAAGCCTTACCAACTAATGATGCTCGGGTGGTGGTGCGATTTTTGAAGAAGTTATTTTCAAGATTTGGAGTTCCTAAAGCTCTTATAAGTGACTGA
- the LOC111890824 gene encoding uncharacterized protein LOC111890824, translated as MCNFNIAELKNNRLMQMNALEELRNEAYTSSLIYKEKTKSWHDKRIKGNKEFYEGQKVLLFNSRLKLFPGKLKSRWDGPFLVKNVFPHGAIELVSKGGTPFKVNGHRVKRYKEGIPRNEDIEEGLLLEGMAET; from the coding sequence ATGTGCAACTTCAACATAGCGGAGCTTAAGAACAACAGGTTGatgcaaatgaatgctcttgagGAGCTTAGAAATGAGGCTTATACTAGCTCTTTAATTTATAAAGAGAAAACCAAGAGTTGGCATGACAAGAGGATCAAGGGTAATAAAGAGTTTTATGAAGGGCAAAAGGTGTTGCTTTTTAATTCAAGACTAAAACTTTTTCCGGGCAAACTCAAGTCAAGATGGGATGGTCCTTTTCTAGTGAAGAATGTGTTTCCACATGGAGCTATAGAGTTAGTATCAAAAGGTGGCACCCCTTTCAAGGTTAATGGACATAGAGTGAAAAGATACAAAGAAGGAATCCCGAGAAATGAAGACATAGAAGAAGGGCTGTTGCTAGAGGGAATGGCAGAAACGTAG